From the Phycisphaeraceae bacterium genome, the window GATCATCAGTCATGCCCAGACTTGCAAAGCTCGACAGGTGCGGCGAGCGCGCGGGATCAAGCAGGCGCAGGACCACCCGCTCGCCATACACGCTCGGCAGCGTGCTGATGCGCAGGTCCGCCTGCCGACCAGCAGCCGACGCGTGCCGCCCGCCGGCGCGACCGATCGAGACCGAGGCCCGGCCATCCTGGGGCGCACGCCGCTCGGCCACATCCAGACCCGCCATCACCTTGATCCGGCTGACCACACTCGCCGCCACCGACGACGGAAGCTCACGCATCGTGTGCAGCGAGCCATTGAGCCGGTAGCGCACCAGCGTGCGGTCGCGCAGCGGCTGAAGATGCACATCGCTCGCGCCGCGCACCAGCGCTTCAAACAGCACCAGGTCGACCAGCCGCACCGCCGGAGCCTTGCCGTGCGTACTCAAGAGATCGCGCTCGGCATCGCGCACGGCCAGATCCAGATCCCCCGCGACATCCTCGCCGCCCTCAATGACGATCGCTTCCTCAGCCTCGCGCTCTTCGCTGCGCTCAGCCGCATACGCCCGGTCAATGGCGATCGCCAGATCTTCGGCCGGACAGGTGCGGACATCGACCGCGCAGCCCAGACGCACCCCGATATTGAAGATCGCCGCGGGCCGCGTCTGGGCCGAGGCCAGAAGCAGCTCGACGCCTTCACGGCACCCGGCGCTGAGCACCAGGTGCCGACGCGCAAACTCGTGGTCGATCAGGCGCATAAACGTCTCGCTCGGCCGCGCCGTGCCCGCTGTCCATGCCGCCGTGGCCGTCATGGCCGGCGCAGAACCCGGTCCCGCATCCACATCAGTCGCTGGCGCGCTCACCGGATCACCCTCGGCTCGACCACCGGCCAGCCCGTCTCAAGGTCGACCGCTTCAGCCTGTCGATCCGACAGATGCTTGAGACTCTCAAGATCATGCTCTCGCATCACACTCGCCCGAATGAACACATAGAA encodes:
- the tadA gene encoding Flp pilus assembly complex ATPase component TadA, with translation MTATAAWTAGTARPSETFMRLIDHEFARRHLVLSAGCREGVELLLASAQTRPAAIFNIGVRLGCAVDVRTCPAEDLAIAIDRAYAAERSEEREAEEAIVIEGGEDVAGDLDLAVRDAERDLLSTHGKAPAVRLVDLVLFEALVRGASDVHLQPLRDRTLVRYRLNGSLHTMRELPSSVAASVVSRIKVMAGLDVAERRAPQDGRASVSIGRAGGRHASAAGRQADLRISTLPSVYGERVVLRLLDPARSPHLSSFASLGMTDDLERAYLAQIARTSGIVLSTGPTGSGKTTTLYASLAWISATNAGGSMRGCELNMVTVEDPVEYDLSGAGLAISQTQVDPKKNVTFATGLRHILRQDPDVIMVGEIRDEETARIAVQASLTGHLVLSTLHTSDSASAIARLLDLGVEPFLVSSSLCAVLAQRLVRTVHGACDGRGCEACLMTGFEGRTGLFELLVLDTALRSMISNRAPANEILALARSRGMRTLHEHGLSLVASGVSTQAELSRVIDASEELET